The Pirellulimonas nuda genome includes a region encoding these proteins:
- a CDS encoding alpha-L-fucosidase gives MRELQPNAVICSRLYSRRVPVEQRRYADFESLPDRMLPTKRMTQDTETCMTMRHNWGYDRNDADWKSPKDIIEFLALCSARGVNLLLNVGPTPEGAFLPEERERLNEVGEWMKVNGESIYGTQYSPVEFDFWWGAMTQKDNTLYLHVLEWAPAGIEFHGVVGKPSKAYFLADPKRTPLPLIYDAEGHVTKIEVPATAPDSRDTVIAVQYDAPVAADPQAHGKHHWYTTRSKRHTEIARKR, from the coding sequence GTGCGCGAGTTGCAGCCGAATGCCGTCATCTGCAGCCGCCTCTACAGCCGCCGGGTGCCGGTGGAACAGCGCAGGTACGCCGACTTTGAATCGCTGCCAGACCGGATGCTTCCCACGAAGCGCATGACGCAAGATACCGAAACTTGCATGACGATGCGTCACAACTGGGGCTACGACCGCAACGACGCGGACTGGAAGAGCCCGAAGGACATCATCGAGTTTCTGGCGCTGTGCAGCGCGCGGGGGGTGAACCTCCTGCTCAACGTGGGCCCGACCCCGGAAGGCGCCTTTCTGCCCGAGGAAAGGGAGCGATTGAACGAGGTCGGTGAATGGATGAAGGTGAACGGCGAGTCGATCTACGGGACGCAGTACTCGCCGGTGGAGTTCGATTTCTGGTGGGGAGCGATGACCCAGAAAGACAACACCCTCTACCTGCACGTCCTGGAGTGGGCGCCCGCAGGCATTGAGTTCCATGGCGTCGTCGGCAAGCCCTCCAAGGCCTACTTCCTGGCGGACCCAAAGCGCACGCCGTTGCCGTTGATTTATGACGCAGAAGGCCACGTCACGAAGATAGAAGTGCCCGCGACGGCGCCCGACTCACGAGACACCGTAATCGCCGTGCAGTACGATGCGCCCGTGGCCGCAGACCCACAAGCGCACGGGAAGCACCACTGGTACACGACGCGCAGCAAGAGGCACACCGAGATCGCCAGGAAGCGGTAG
- a CDS encoding carboxypeptidase regulatory-like domain-containing protein, protein MDNFRRRGVPAMLLGIALCGLIGCGDGRPVRVPVSGVVLIDGAPLTHGSILFFPEQGRPGGGAIGADGTFTASCYEPGDGLPPGKYRVQVKATEPMGEVAQRWHAPQKYASPSTSGLEVDVDSAIDDLKIELQWDGGKPFVERF, encoded by the coding sequence GTGGATAACTTTCGGCGTCGGGGCGTCCCCGCGATGCTTCTCGGGATTGCGCTGTGCGGGCTCATCGGCTGCGGCGACGGCCGACCCGTTCGCGTGCCGGTTTCCGGCGTCGTGCTTATCGACGGCGCCCCGTTGACGCACGGCTCGATCTTGTTCTTCCCCGAGCAAGGGAGGCCGGGGGGCGGCGCAATCGGCGCCGATGGCACGTTTACGGCCTCCTGTTACGAGCCCGGAGACGGGCTGCCGCCGGGCAAATACCGGGTCCAGGTCAAGGCGACGGAGCCCATGGGCGAGGTCGCACAGCGATGGCACGCCCCGCAAAAGTACGCCAGCCCGTCGACCTCAGGGCTTGAGGTCGACGTCGACTCAGCGATCGACGACCTGAAGATCGAGCTGCAGTGGGACGGTGGAAAGCCGTTTGTCGAGCGGTTCTAG
- the dusB gene encoding tRNA dihydrouridine synthase DusB has product MTATAVKPLWIGDLKVDPPILQAPMAGFTNSAFRQIVRGFGGAGLLATEMVNAKGFVWLDEQEACHPDRLWGVADEPRPLAVQIWDNDPETLAKVGARLAHEYRVSVVDINFGCPVRQVTEKAHSGSYLLRTPDRMGAIIERVVEACHPTPVTAKTRLGCSRDRINIIEVAQVVEDAGAAALTVHGRTAADMFRGSADWDLIAQIKPHLKRIPLIGNGDLDSAEKVVQAFERYGVDGVMIARASLNKPWLFAQAAAALRGDPVPPDPTLAEERELMLHHFDLVIERFGEPKAVVLMRKYACCYAQGRPGAREFRKQVARIETAAAFQQVVADTFPRDRAPAAPALTPAS; this is encoded by the coding sequence ATGACTGCGACTGCTGTAAAACCTCTCTGGATCGGCGACCTCAAGGTCGATCCGCCGATCCTGCAAGCCCCGATGGCGGGGTTCACCAACTCTGCGTTCCGGCAGATCGTCCGCGGCTTCGGCGGCGCCGGGCTGCTGGCCACCGAGATGGTCAACGCCAAGGGCTTCGTCTGGCTCGATGAGCAGGAAGCCTGCCATCCCGACCGGCTGTGGGGCGTGGCGGACGAACCTCGGCCCCTGGCGGTGCAGATCTGGGACAACGACCCAGAGACCCTGGCCAAGGTGGGCGCCCGGCTGGCCCACGAGTACCGGGTGAGCGTGGTCGACATCAACTTCGGCTGCCCCGTGCGGCAGGTTACCGAGAAGGCGCACTCCGGCAGCTACCTGCTGCGGACCCCCGACCGGATGGGGGCGATCATCGAACGCGTGGTCGAGGCGTGCCACCCAACCCCGGTGACGGCCAAGACGCGGCTGGGCTGCTCGCGCGATCGGATCAACATCATCGAAGTGGCGCAGGTAGTTGAAGACGCCGGCGCCGCAGCGTTGACCGTCCACGGCCGGACCGCGGCCGACATGTTCCGCGGCTCGGCGGACTGGGACCTGATCGCCCAGATCAAGCCGCACCTGAAGCGGATCCCGCTGATCGGCAACGGCGACCTCGACTCTGCGGAGAAGGTGGTGCAGGCCTTCGAGCGTTATGGGGTCGATGGCGTGATGATCGCCCGCGCGAGCCTCAACAAGCCGTGGCTGTTCGCGCAAGCGGCCGCGGCGCTACGCGGCGACCCCGTGCCGCCCGACCCGACGCTTGCGGAGGAGCGCGAGCTGATGCTGCACCACTTCGACCTGGTGATCGAGCGTTTCGGCGAGCCAAAGGCCGTGGTGCTGATGCGGAAGTACGCCTGCTGCTACGCCCAGGGGCGGCCTGGGGCGCGGGAGTTCCGCAAGCAGGTGGCGCGGATCGAAACGGCGGCCGCGTTTCAGCAAGTAGTCGCCGATACCTTTCCGCGAGACAGGGCGCCCGCCGCACCGGCGCTCACGCCCGCTTCTTGA
- a CDS encoding alanine/glycine:cation symporter family protein, whose protein sequence is MLWFTVARSWRLPALLLLASLAGPVAGQDAPPPPVENPAAQDPSGAVAEATNDWMAKVDAWFGKRIVEPIGAVLFYNLGSRWETKAPIPAVVVWLALGAVFLTLRMGFINIRAFWHAIRVTKGDYDDKDDEGEVSHFQALASALSATVGLGNIGSVAVAVGIGGPGAIVWMVLCGLFGMTSKFTECTLGQMYRRVLPDGSVSGGPMRYLSDGLKDMRLGPLGVGLAGLFAVLCIGASFGGGCAFQVSQSRLAVNEAIIQYFSVDPQELNSYRWVYGLVMAFLVAVVILGGIRRIAATAEKIVPLMCVVYVLTSAAILVMNYDKIGWAFSEIFRLAFAENSIYGGVLGAAMVGIKRAAFSNEAGVGSAAIAHSAAKTKYPVREGIVALLEPFIDTVLICTMTGLVIVVTGVYADPANQAIIDGNQGAQLTSMAFGSAVSWFPYVLAVAVVLFAYSTMISWSYYGERCATFLFGTAASLPYRILFLGAVFFGAVIDAKNVLDFSDLMILAMAVPNIIGLYLMSNKVKLALDDYWVSYKMGDFKKRA, encoded by the coding sequence ATGCTCTGGTTTACCGTCGCCCGCTCTTGGCGCTTGCCCGCACTGCTCTTGCTGGCGTCGCTCGCCGGACCGGTTGCCGGCCAGGACGCCCCTCCCCCACCGGTAGAAAACCCAGCGGCCCAAGACCCGTCGGGTGCGGTTGCCGAGGCAACGAACGACTGGATGGCGAAGGTCGATGCCTGGTTCGGCAAACGGATCGTTGAGCCGATCGGCGCCGTGCTGTTCTACAACCTTGGCAGTCGCTGGGAAACCAAAGCGCCTATCCCGGCCGTGGTCGTTTGGTTGGCCTTGGGGGCGGTATTTCTCACGCTGCGGATGGGCTTTATCAACATCCGGGCCTTCTGGCACGCGATCCGCGTCACCAAGGGGGACTACGACGACAAAGACGACGAAGGAGAGGTCTCGCACTTCCAGGCCTTGGCTTCGGCCCTTTCCGCGACGGTAGGACTTGGGAACATCGGCAGTGTCGCGGTTGCGGTCGGGATCGGTGGCCCGGGCGCCATTGTTTGGATGGTGCTCTGCGGCCTCTTCGGCATGACGAGCAAGTTTACCGAATGCACGCTCGGTCAGATGTACCGCCGCGTCCTGCCAGACGGCAGCGTCTCCGGCGGGCCGATGCGCTATCTAAGCGACGGGCTCAAGGACATGCGTCTCGGCCCTCTCGGTGTCGGGCTGGCCGGACTCTTCGCGGTGCTCTGCATTGGCGCCTCATTCGGCGGCGGGTGCGCGTTCCAGGTATCGCAGTCGCGTTTGGCGGTGAACGAGGCGATTATCCAGTATTTCAGCGTCGACCCCCAAGAGCTGAACTCCTATCGCTGGGTCTACGGGCTCGTGATGGCGTTTCTGGTAGCGGTCGTGATCCTTGGGGGCATCCGCAGAATCGCTGCTACTGCGGAGAAGATCGTCCCTCTGATGTGCGTCGTGTACGTGCTGACGTCAGCGGCCATCCTGGTGATGAACTACGACAAGATCGGCTGGGCGTTCTCTGAGATATTCCGACTCGCATTTGCAGAAAACAGCATCTACGGCGGCGTACTCGGCGCCGCCATGGTGGGCATCAAACGGGCGGCCTTCTCGAACGAAGCCGGCGTCGGCTCCGCCGCAATCGCACACTCGGCGGCAAAGACCAAGTACCCGGTCCGTGAAGGCATTGTGGCGCTCCTCGAGCCGTTCATCGACACCGTGCTGATCTGCACCATGACCGGTCTGGTGATCGTCGTCACCGGCGTCTACGCCGACCCGGCCAACCAGGCGATCATCGACGGTAACCAGGGCGCCCAGCTCACCAGCATGGCCTTTGGGTCCGCGGTTTCGTGGTTCCCCTACGTGCTCGCGGTGGCGGTGGTGCTGTTCGCGTACTCGACAATGATCTCCTGGTCCTACTACGGCGAGCGCTGCGCCACCTTCTTGTTCGGCACGGCGGCTTCCCTCCCGTACCGCATCTTGTTCCTCGGAGCGGTGTTCTTTGGCGCCGTGATCGACGCAAAGAACGTGCTCGACTTCAGCGACCTGATGATCCTGGCCATGGCAGTCCCGAACATCATCGGCCTCTACCTGATGAGCAACAAGGTGAAGCTGGCGCTGGACGACTACTGGGTCTCTTACAAGATGGGCGACTTCAAGAAGCGGGCGTGA
- the tnpC gene encoding IS66 family transposase, which translates to MPPEAEPARDFIEVLVARYEKRIDELEKRVASLTAQVQKLTPRNSSLPPSSEHPHAKPQPPLRPGNKRKQGGQKGHKRHLRALVPSEQCRSVMACYPAGCRRCGGRLRPDATEPKRHQVWDLPPIQPAIDEYQLFRGHCPGCGITTRAELPPGVPGGQCGPRLAAFTGLLMGHFRQSKRRASAFLGDLLNIPCSPAWTVKIQNLVSGAVAAPYEELRSKLTQQKQLYVDESPTKESKQKAWLWVAVAPAFAVFGVFGNRSRESLVSLVGDYSGIILNCDRAKMYLDGKRLQWCWAHLKRDIQNLIDSPNGQVKHLGRDLMREHVRLFKLWNRYKAGKIKWRAFQADAAPIRDSVNGLVLRGSYSGNKQLVGFCDGLLPRKEHLWTSLEVEGVEPTNNTAERALRPAVIYRKLSFGTQSASGSRYLERMLSVSETCRLQNRSAYEYLVEAMQAHFARRTAPSLLTAKSANAYAAA; encoded by the coding sequence TTGCCGCCCGAAGCCGAGCCGGCGCGAGATTTTATCGAGGTGTTGGTCGCCAGGTACGAGAAGCGGATTGACGAGCTTGAAAAGCGGGTCGCGTCTCTGACGGCTCAGGTGCAGAAGCTCACCCCGCGCAACTCTTCGCTGCCGCCTAGCAGCGAGCACCCACACGCGAAGCCCCAACCTCCGCTACGCCCGGGCAATAAGCGCAAGCAGGGTGGGCAGAAGGGCCACAAGCGGCATCTGCGTGCGCTGGTCCCGAGCGAACAATGCCGCAGCGTCATGGCCTGCTATCCGGCTGGCTGCCGTCGCTGTGGCGGGCGGCTGCGGCCCGACGCGACCGAGCCCAAACGGCATCAAGTGTGGGACCTGCCCCCCATCCAGCCGGCCATAGACGAGTACCAACTCTTCCGCGGCCACTGCCCCGGTTGCGGCATCACGACCCGCGCCGAGTTGCCCCCGGGCGTCCCGGGCGGTCAGTGTGGGCCGCGGCTGGCGGCCTTCACCGGGCTGTTGATGGGACACTTCCGCCAGAGCAAGCGCCGCGCGTCGGCGTTCCTAGGGGACCTGCTGAACATCCCCTGCAGCCCGGCGTGGACCGTCAAGATCCAGAACCTGGTGAGCGGCGCGGTCGCTGCGCCGTACGAAGAGCTCCGCAGCAAGCTGACCCAGCAGAAGCAGCTCTACGTCGATGAGTCGCCCACCAAAGAGAGCAAGCAGAAGGCGTGGCTATGGGTCGCCGTGGCGCCGGCGTTCGCCGTGTTTGGCGTCTTCGGGAATCGATCGCGTGAGTCGCTCGTCTCGCTGGTGGGCGACTACTCGGGGATCATCCTGAACTGCGATCGGGCCAAGATGTACCTCGACGGCAAGCGGCTGCAGTGGTGCTGGGCCCACCTGAAACGCGACATCCAGAATCTGATCGATTCGCCCAACGGCCAAGTCAAACATCTGGGACGCGACCTGATGCGAGAGCACGTCCGGCTGTTCAAGCTCTGGAACCGTTACAAAGCCGGCAAGATCAAGTGGCGCGCCTTTCAGGCCGACGCAGCGCCGATCCGCGACAGCGTGAACGGACTCGTGCTGCGCGGCAGCTACAGCGGCAACAAGCAGCTCGTCGGCTTCTGCGACGGGCTGCTGCCCCGCAAAGAGCACTTGTGGACGTCCCTGGAGGTGGAAGGGGTCGAGCCGACCAATAATACGGCCGAGCGTGCGCTCCGCCCGGCCGTGATCTACCGCAAGCTCAGCTTCGGCACGCAGAGCGCCTCGGGAAGCCGCTACCTAGAGCGGATGCTGAGCGTCTCGGAAACCTGCCGACTCCAGAACCGCAGCGCCTACGAGTACCTCGTTGAAGCGATGCAGGCTCACTTCGCAAGAAGGACCGCACCCTCACTGCTGACAGCAAAGAGCGCCAATGCATACGCCGCGGCGTGA
- a CDS encoding protein-tyrosine phosphatase family protein yields the protein MLGGLLGWGATAPHAAYAEPAAPPKLLPPGPDGTEFPDLHNLIRVTDRVYSGAEPESDLAFEELARLGIKTIVSVDGARPDVDAARQRGLRYVHIPFGYDGVDPQAGLALARVMRDVEGPIYFHCHHGAHRGPAAAAIACIASGAADGDSALAVLERAGTSKGYAGLWRDVKAFQPPAAGVRLPELVEVAEVGSLASAMAAVDRASDNLKLCQAAGWKTPADHPDIDAGQQALLLREGLHETGRLVAEDNPHDARFARWMAEAERGVVALEAAIASGENRQRNALFQAVQSQCQQCHLRYRN from the coding sequence GTGCTGGGCGGCCTGCTGGGCTGGGGCGCCACGGCGCCCCACGCGGCATACGCGGAGCCGGCCGCCCCACCCAAGCTGCTCCCCCCCGGTCCGGATGGGACCGAGTTTCCGGACCTGCACAACCTGATCCGGGTGACCGACCGGGTTTACAGCGGCGCCGAACCAGAATCCGACCTGGCCTTCGAGGAGCTGGCCCGCTTGGGGATCAAGACCATCGTGAGCGTCGATGGCGCCCGGCCCGACGTCGATGCGGCCCGGCAGCGGGGGCTCCGGTACGTGCATATCCCGTTCGGCTACGACGGCGTCGACCCCCAGGCCGGCCTGGCGCTTGCCCGGGTGATGCGCGACGTCGAGGGGCCGATCTACTTCCACTGCCACCACGGCGCCCACCGCGGGCCCGCCGCGGCGGCGATCGCTTGCATCGCGTCGGGCGCGGCCGACGGCGACTCGGCGCTGGCCGTGCTCGAGCGGGCCGGGACCAGCAAGGGCTACGCGGGGCTGTGGCGCGACGTGAAGGCCTTTCAGCCCCCCGCTGCGGGCGTCCGGCTGCCAGAGCTGGTTGAGGTAGCCGAGGTGGGCTCGCTGGCCTCAGCGATGGCGGCGGTCGATCGTGCGAGCGACAACCTCAAGCTGTGCCAGGCCGCCGGTTGGAAGACGCCGGCGGACCACCCCGATATCGACGCCGGCCAGCAGGCGTTGCTGCTGCGGGAGGGGCTGCACGAGACGGGCCGTCTGGTGGCCGAGGACAACCCGCACGACGCGCGGTTCGCCCGCTGGATGGCCGAGGCCGAGCGGGGCGTCGTCGCCCTAGAAGCAGCGATCGCCAGCGGCGAGAACCGCCAGCGCAACGCGTTGTTTCAAGCGGTGCAGAGCCAGTGCCAACAGTGCCACCTGCGGTACCGAAATTAA
- a CDS encoding alpha-L-fucosidase, producing the protein MKTKNRLLCTLLVLLALTPSVACSESTDDAHMEWWRDARFGMFIYWGLYSVAGGEWKGVDYGKEQGGASAEWLMRSAKISKEEYRDTLAPKFNPTNFDAAEWVSIAKGAGMKYMVITSKHHDGFCLFDTEATDFNVMDATPFKRDIIKELAEQCETQGLRFGVYYSQFKDWRHRSPGGVLSNEEYLELVEKNLDELLSNYGDMAVLWFDVGGNNVIEADRQGARVAAECRHLQPPLQPPGAGGTAQVRRL; encoded by the coding sequence ATGAAGACGAAGAACAGACTTCTCTGCACCCTGCTTGTGCTGCTGGCGCTCACGCCCTCGGTGGCGTGTTCCGAGTCGACGGACGACGCCCACATGGAGTGGTGGCGGGACGCTCGCTTCGGGATGTTCATCTACTGGGGCCTCTATTCGGTCGCCGGCGGGGAATGGAAGGGTGTGGATTACGGCAAGGAACAGGGGGGCGCCAGCGCGGAATGGCTGATGCGGAGCGCCAAGATCTCCAAGGAGGAGTACCGTGATACCCTGGCGCCGAAGTTTAACCCCACGAATTTTGACGCCGCGGAGTGGGTGTCCATCGCCAAGGGCGCCGGCATGAAGTACATGGTCATCACCTCCAAGCACCATGACGGCTTTTGCCTGTTCGACACCGAGGCGACGGACTTCAACGTGATGGACGCCACGCCGTTCAAGCGCGACATCATCAAGGAGCTCGCGGAGCAGTGCGAGACGCAGGGGCTCCGCTTCGGAGTCTACTACTCGCAGTTCAAGGACTGGCGCCATCGTTCGCCGGGGGGCGTCTTGAGCAACGAGGAGTACCTTGAGCTGGTTGAGAAGAACCTGGATGAGCTGTTGTCCAACTATGGCGATATGGCCGTCCTGTGGTTCGACGTGGGGGGCAACAACGTGATCGAGGCCGACCGGCAAGGTGCGCGAGTTGCAGCCGAATGCCGTCATCTGCAGCCGCCTCTACAGCCGCCGGGTGCCGGTGGAACAGCGCAGGTACGCCGACTTTGA
- a CDS encoding sulfatase-like hydrolase/transferase has translation MKRAQELAFAAALLCGFTAHAETEPPTQQAKERPNIVVVVADDMGWGDSATFGNKLIQTPNMDRLAAQGVKLTQCYSACGVCSPSRSAILTGRTPYRNGVYRHLSGRHEAHLRASEITYPELLKDIGYETCHVGKWHLLSRQQFNNPAYPQPDQHGYDYWMFTQNNAEPSHKNPENFVRNGQPVGPTEGYSAQIVAGEAVQWLKKIHDPKKPFALTVWFHEPHAKIATDPRFEALYQGRQNSKYMGNITQMDNGLGMVLDALDDLGVSDNTLVFFTSDNGPVPAFGGSSGGLRGNKRSEYEGGVRVPGLAHWPGRVPPGSVSDVPVIGSDVFATALDITGLPLPTDRTIDGVSMVPALSGEPVERNVPMFWRTHVSGPNERVAMRIGDWKIVGDETLTKFQLYEVQKDWQEKNDLAQQMPERTEEMKKTLLKLWADIKSEGPNQWWESEKQPPGKGGTLNY, from the coding sequence ATGAAAAGGGCACAAGAGCTAGCGTTTGCGGCGGCGCTGCTGTGTGGGTTCACTGCGCATGCAGAAACCGAGCCCCCCACTCAGCAGGCTAAAGAGAGGCCCAATATTGTCGTGGTGGTGGCTGACGACATGGGCTGGGGCGATTCAGCAACCTTCGGAAACAAGCTGATCCAGACGCCTAACATGGATCGGCTGGCGGCTCAGGGGGTCAAGCTGACCCAGTGCTACTCCGCCTGCGGGGTCTGTTCGCCCTCGCGGTCGGCGATCTTGACCGGTCGCACGCCCTACCGCAACGGCGTCTACCGTCATCTGTCCGGGAGACACGAGGCCCACCTTCGCGCCAGTGAAATCACCTACCCGGAGCTGCTGAAGGACATCGGCTACGAGACCTGCCACGTCGGCAAGTGGCACCTGCTCTCACGGCAACAGTTCAACAACCCGGCGTATCCCCAGCCGGACCAACACGGCTACGACTACTGGATGTTCACCCAGAACAACGCCGAGCCCAGCCACAAGAACCCCGAAAACTTTGTCCGCAACGGCCAGCCGGTCGGGCCGACCGAGGGCTACTCCGCCCAGATCGTGGCGGGGGAAGCGGTGCAATGGCTCAAGAAGATCCACGATCCGAAAAAGCCGTTCGCCCTGACCGTTTGGTTTCATGAGCCGCACGCCAAGATCGCCACCGATCCGCGTTTCGAAGCGCTCTACCAGGGGCGCCAGAACAGCAAGTACATGGGCAACATCACCCAGATGGACAACGGGCTGGGCATGGTGCTGGACGCGCTGGACGATCTAGGGGTCAGCGACAATACGCTCGTGTTCTTCACTTCGGACAACGGCCCCGTCCCCGCGTTTGGGGGCTCCTCCGGCGGCCTGCGCGGCAACAAGCGCAGCGAATACGAAGGCGGCGTCCGGGTGCCCGGGCTGGCGCACTGGCCGGGCCGGGTCCCGCCGGGCTCCGTCAGCGACGTGCCGGTGATCGGCTCCGACGTCTTTGCCACGGCGCTCGACATCACCGGCCTGCCGCTGCCGACCGACCGCACGATCGACGGGGTGAGCATGGTCCCCGCCTTGTCGGGAGAGCCGGTCGAGCGCAATGTCCCCATGTTCTGGCGCACGCATGTCTCCGGGCCGAACGAACGAGTCGCCATGCGCATCGGCGACTGGAAGATCGTCGGCGACGAGACGCTCACCAAGTTCCAGCTCTACGAGGTCCAAAAGGACTGGCAGGAAAAGAACGATCTGGCCCAACAGATGCCCGAGAGAACCGAAGAGATGAAAAAGACCCTCCTCAAGCTCTGGGCGGACATCAAGTCAGAAGGCCCCAATCAGTGGTGGGAGAGCGAGAAGCAGCCCCCCGGAAAAGGCGGGACGCTCAATTACTAA
- a CDS encoding DUF1559 family PulG-like putative transporter, whose product MNGYSRNNCPGSTFYGRCLNNTEIKYLGDGVFFYANRVELREITDGTSATMLAGETVHSDNEYQFNTWAWTNRYTSSVRTTTAPLNYPVNLTSGFVMWANNNTGTNGAFGSSHPGGAFFVFADGHVPFISEQIDQDLYEALSTRAGGEVIADSGI is encoded by the coding sequence GTGAACGGTTACTCCAGGAACAATTGCCCCGGCTCGACGTTTTATGGGCGGTGTCTTAACAACACCGAGATCAAGTACCTGGGCGACGGGGTGTTCTTCTACGCCAACCGGGTAGAACTGCGTGAGATCACCGACGGCACGAGCGCCACGATGCTCGCCGGTGAAACGGTCCACAGCGACAACGAGTATCAGTTCAACACGTGGGCATGGACAAACCGCTACACATCGAGCGTACGCACCACCACCGCGCCGCTGAACTACCCGGTGAACTTGACGTCCGGCTTCGTGATGTGGGCCAACAACAACACGGGCACCAACGGTGCGTTTGGCAGCAGCCACCCCGGGGGCGCCTTCTTCGTGTTTGCCGACGGGCACGTGCCGTTTATCAGCGAGCAGATCGACCAAGACCTCTACGAAGCCCTTTCCACCCGGGCCGGCGGAGAAGTCATTGCCGACAGCGGCATTTAA
- a CDS encoding ISAs1 family transposase, with protein MGAKASVRIAEHFEGLTDPRRREVTYPLVNIVAMALCAVLSGADDFVAIADWSREKKDWLARFLDMSSGVPSHDRFNAVFAAIKPAEFEKCLLSFITALHEVTEGQVIAIDGKTLRRSFDAASSKAPIHMVSAWASANHIALGQVVTDAKSNEITAIPKLLDILEIQGCLVTIDAMGCQREIAEQIVVGGGDYVLAVKGNQPKLHTAIKGFFAAHLEDDCSGIDCRRSESYEKGHGRQDDRYYYLAKLPDGFDEGSKWRGLKAIGLACRITTHADGTQTHDTRYYIASRYLSGQKFADAVRGHWAIENALHWQLDVTFGEDQCRIRKGHADANFSLLRRTALSLLKNNTSRKLGVKNKRLAAAWSDQYRLEVLCGR; from the coding sequence ATGGGCGCCAAGGCGAGCGTGCGGATTGCGGAGCATTTCGAGGGCCTCACCGACCCGCGTCGGCGTGAGGTGACCTACCCGCTGGTGAACATCGTGGCGATGGCGTTGTGCGCGGTGCTGAGCGGGGCGGACGACTTCGTGGCGATCGCCGACTGGTCGCGGGAGAAGAAGGATTGGCTGGCGAGATTCTTGGACATGAGCAGTGGGGTCCCCTCGCACGACCGCTTCAACGCGGTCTTCGCGGCGATCAAGCCGGCGGAGTTCGAGAAGTGCCTGCTGAGCTTCATCACGGCGTTGCACGAGGTGACCGAAGGGCAGGTGATCGCGATCGACGGCAAGACCTTACGGAGGAGCTTCGACGCGGCGAGCAGCAAGGCGCCGATCCACATGGTCAGCGCGTGGGCGTCGGCCAATCACATCGCGCTGGGGCAGGTGGTCACCGACGCGAAGAGCAACGAGATCACGGCCATTCCCAAGCTGCTGGATATCCTAGAAATCCAGGGGTGTTTGGTGACGATCGATGCGATGGGCTGCCAGCGGGAGATCGCCGAGCAGATCGTCGTGGGAGGGGGGGACTACGTGCTGGCGGTCAAGGGGAACCAGCCCAAGCTGCACACAGCGATCAAGGGCTTCTTCGCCGCCCACCTCGAAGACGATTGCAGCGGCATCGATTGCCGCCGCTCCGAGTCGTACGAGAAGGGGCACGGCCGGCAGGACGATCGCTACTACTACTTAGCGAAGCTTCCGGACGGGTTCGACGAGGGGAGCAAGTGGCGCGGGCTCAAGGCGATCGGCCTGGCGTGCCGCATCACGACCCACGCCGACGGAACGCAGACGCACGACACCCGCTACTACATCGCCAGCCGCTACCTCAGCGGCCAAAAGTTCGCCGACGCGGTCCGTGGCCACTGGGCGATCGAGAACGCGTTGCACTGGCAACTAGACGTCACCTTCGGCGAAGACCAATGCCGCATCCGCAAAGGCCACGCCGACGCCAACTTCAGCCTGCTGCGCAGGACAGCGCTGAGCCTGCTCAAGAACAACACCTCACGCAAGCTGGGCGTCAAGAACAAACGCCTCGCGGCCGCATGGAGCGACCAGTATCGGCTGGAAGTCCTGTGCGGGAGGTGA